In Acinonyx jubatus isolate Ajub_Pintada_27869175 chromosome B3, VMU_Ajub_asm_v1.0, whole genome shotgun sequence, a genomic segment contains:
- the MKRN3 gene encoding probable E3 ubiquitin-protein ligase makorin-3, with the protein MEEPAAPTEASEAPGASTGAEAAGEGAPGPSLRTRPVFRQFAATGPAPLRASRLRPAQAAGGGAGPSRLQGRSGGSWTKQVICRYYLHGLCKEGENCRYSHDLSGQQLAREGHGSLPPASADQGPSTAAHTETLPQEVAKAPSAAPSCSLPVIGLAAEGGFFEAERDNAGLEAAGGASVEGWENAIEFVPGQPYRGRMVPFVPRAPLQSPVTEREQIAVGRGQQLCRDAAMGQCFRGESCMYIHGEICDMCGLQVLHPVDAVQRADHTKACIEAHEKDMELSFAVQRSMDKVCGICMEVVYEKVNPSDCRFGILSNCNHTYCLKCIRRWRTDKQFGNRIVKSCPQCRVTSNFVIPSEFWVEEEEEKQKLIQQYKEAMSNKTCRYFAEGRGYCPFGENCFYKHATPEGPGEDPQRQGAEASGAHCSQLLEPTQVGEGEMPFKSSKKKLVMLRLANLLFKCFLSLGKSALFFFFFSQRTSGTYFLMSWKNIPV; encoded by the coding sequence ATGGAAGAGCCTGCAGCTCCCACTGAAGCCTCTGAGGCACCTGGGGCATCTACGGGTGCCGAGGCAGCAGGGGAGGGTGCACCTGGGCCTAGTCTCCGCACTCGCCCGGTCTTCCGGCAATTTGCGGCTACAGGTCCGGCCCCCCTTCGCGCGTCACGTCTGAGGCCTGCCcaggctgcagggggaggggctgggcccagTCGCTTGCAGGGCCGGAGTGGTGGCAGCTGGACGAAGCAAGTCATCTGCAGGTATTATCTGCATGGGCTTTGCAAGGAGGGGGAGAACTGTCGCTACTCACATGACCTCTCAGGCCAGCAGTTGGCCAGGGAGGGCCATGGTTCACTGCCTCCGGCCTCTGCAGACCAAGGCCCTAGCACAGCTGCGCATACTGAGACCCTGCCTCAGGAAGTGGCGAAAGCCCCCTCTGCTGCGCCTTCATGCTCCTTGCCTGTGATTGGCTTGGCTGCTGAAGGGGGTTTCTTTGAAGCTGAGAGAGACAATGCAGGCCTTGAAGCTGCAGGAGGAGCCAGTGTAGAAGGCTGGGAGAATGCTATTGAATTTGTTCCCGGGCAACCCTATAGGGGCCGCATGGTCCCTTTTGTTCCCAGGGCTCCTCTACAGAGCCCAGTGACTGAGAGGGAACAGATTGCAGTGGGCAGGGGTCAGCAGCTTTGCCGTGATGCTGCCATGGGGCAGTGCTTTCGTGGGGAGAGTTGTATGTATATCCATGGAGAGATATGCGATATGTGTGGGCTTCAGGTCTTGCACCCTGTGGATGCTGTGCAGAGGGCAGACCATACAAAGGCTTGCATTGAAGCACACGAGAAGGATATGGAACTCTCATTTGCAGTGCAGCGAAGTATGGACAAGGTGTGTGGCATCTGCATGGAGGTTGTCTATGAGAAAGTCAACCCTAGTGACTGCCGCTTTGGCATCCTCTCCAACTGCAACCACACCTACTGTCTTAAGTGTATCCGCAGGTGGAGGACTGACAAACAGTTTGGCAACAGGATCGTCAAGTCCTGTCCACAGTGCAGGGTTACCTCCAACTTTGTCATTCCCAGTGAGTtctgggtggaggaggaggaagagaaacagaaacttaTTCAGCAGTACAAGGAGGCAATGAGCAACAAGACTTGCAGGTATTTTGCTGAAGGCAGGGGTTACTGCCCATTTGGAGAGAACTGTTTTTACAAGCATGCAACCCCTGAGGGCCCAGGAGAGGATCCTCAGAGGCAGGGTGCTGAGGCATCCGGTGCTCACTGCAGTCAACTTTTGGAGCCTACTCAGGTGGGAGAGGGCGAGATGCCctttaaaagcagtaaaaaaaagcTTGTCATGCTTCGGCTGGCCAATCTGTTGTTTAAGTGTTTTCTTTCACTGGGAAAGagtgcgcttttttttttttttttttctcagaggaCCAGTGGGACTTACTTCCTTATGAGCTGGAAAAATATTCCAGTTTGA